A section of the Arcobacter roscoffensis genome encodes:
- a CDS encoding beta-ketoacyl-ACP synthase II encodes MKRVVVTGLGTINSIGHNVEESFNAAVDGVCGIDTITLFDASEFPVKIAGEVKDFDPTTVMDKKEVKKADRFIQLGIKAAKEAMIDSGFVTDENKKVSDADSSRFGIISASGIGGLGTIQKNSVVCENRGPKRISPFFIPSSLVNMLSGFISIEHGLKGPSLSHVTACAASTHALNDAVKTIATNGADRILVVGAESAICEAGMGGFASMKALSSRNDEPKRASRPFDKDRNGFVMGEGSGAIVVETLESAQARGAKIYCEIIGFGESGDANHITAPVMDGPLRSMKAALEMAKANIGEEIKIDYINSHGTSTPVGDVNESKAIAELFGGEENCPPVTSTKGQVGHCLGAAGAIEAIFAIKSLNEGVIPPTINLDNQDEECKLDYVPNIARKVELTTVMSNNFGFGGTNGTVIFKKFEA; translated from the coding sequence ATGAAAAGAGTTGTTGTAACTGGTTTAGGTACTATTAATTCTATTGGACATAATGTAGAAGAATCATTTAACGCGGCAGTTGATGGTGTTTGTGGAATTGACACAATTACACTATTTGACGCAAGTGAGTTTCCTGTAAAAATTGCAGGTGAAGTAAAAGATTTCGATCCTACAACAGTAATGGATAAAAAAGAAGTTAAAAAGGCGGATAGATTTATTCAATTAGGAATAAAAGCTGCTAAAGAAGCTATGATAGACTCAGGTTTTGTTACTGATGAAAACAAGAAAGTAAGTGATGCTGATTCATCTAGATTTGGAATTATTTCAGCTTCAGGAATTGGTGGATTAGGTACAATCCAAAAAAACTCAGTTGTATGTGAAAACAGAGGTCCTAAAAGAATCTCTCCTTTCTTTATTCCATCATCATTAGTAAATATGTTAAGTGGATTTATCTCAATTGAACATGGACTAAAAGGTCCTTCTTTATCTCATGTAACAGCTTGTGCAGCTTCTACTCATGCATTAAATGATGCAGTTAAAACTATTGCTACAAATGGTGCAGATAGAATTCTAGTTGTTGGTGCTGAATCTGCTATTTGTGAAGCAGGTATGGGTGGTTTTGCTTCGATGAAAGCATTATCTTCAAGAAATGATGAGCCTAAAAGAGCTTCTAGACCATTTGATAAAGATAGAAACGGTTTTGTAATGGGTGAAGGTTCAGGTGCAATTGTTGTTGAAACTTTAGAATCTGCACAAGCTAGAGGAGCAAAAATCTATTGTGAAATTATAGGTTTTGGTGAATCAGGTGATGCAAATCATATTACAGCTCCTGTAATGGATGGTCCATTAAGATCTATGAAAGCTGCATTAGAAATGGCAAAAGCTAATATTGGTGAAGAAATTAAAATTGATTATATCAATTCTCATGGTACTTCAACTCCTGTTGGAGATGTGAATGAGTCAAAAGCAATTGCAGAATTATTTGGCGGAGAAGAAAACTGTCCTCCTGTAACTTCAACAAAAGGTCAAGTAGGTCACTGTTTAGGTGCAGCTGGTGCGATTGAAGCAATTTTTGCAATTAAATCATTAAATGAGGGTGTTATCCCTCCAACAATTAATCTTGATAATCAAGATGAAGAGTGTAAATTAGATTACGTTCCAAATATAGCAAGAAAAGTTGAATTAACTACTGTAATGAGTAACAACTTTGGATTTGGTGGAACAAATGGAACTGTTATTTTTAAAAAATTTGAAGCATAA
- the acpP gene encoding acyl carrier protein: MALLDDVKEVVVEQLDCDAAEIKEDSKFIEDLGADSLDVVELVMALEEKFDIEIPDEDAEGILTVSDAIKYIENNA, from the coding sequence ATGGCATTATTAGATGATGTAAAAGAAGTAGTAGTTGAGCAATTAGATTGTGATGCAGCTGAGATTAAAGAAGATTCAAAGTTTATCGAAGATTTAGGTGCAGATTCACTAGATGTAGTTGAATTAGTTATGGCTTTAGAAGAAAAGTTCGATATCGAAATCCCTGATGAAGACGCTGAAGGAATCTTAACTGTTTCTGATGCTATTAAATACATCGAAAATAACGCGTAA
- the fabG gene encoding 3-oxoacyl-ACP reductase FabG: MNFTGSNVLVTGASRGIGAQIAKTLASYGLKVWINYRSGADAAEKIKEEIEAAGGKAAIVKADVTSEEEFTAAIKTVIDADGELSYLVNNAGITRDKLALRMSVEDFNDVISANLTSAFIGCKASLKVMGKKRFGSIVNISSIVGEMGNPGQTNYSASKGGLNAMTKSFAKEAAARGIRYNAVTPGFIQTDMTDELKDDVKAEYEKNIPLSRFGQPKEIADAVAFLLSDHSSYITGEILKVNGGLYV, encoded by the coding sequence ATGAATTTTACAGGTTCAAATGTATTAGTTACAGGAGCTAGTAGAGGAATTGGTGCACAAATTGCTAAAACTCTAGCTAGCTATGGTTTAAAAGTTTGGATTAACTATAGAAGTGGAGCTGATGCTGCAGAAAAAATCAAAGAAGAGATTGAAGCTGCTGGCGGAAAAGCTGCTATAGTAAAAGCAGATGTAACTAGTGAAGAAGAGTTTACAGCTGCTATTAAAACTGTAATTGATGCAGATGGTGAACTATCATATTTAGTAAATAATGCAGGTATTACAAGAGATAAATTAGCATTAAGAATGTCAGTTGAAGATTTCAACGATGTAATTTCTGCAAACTTAACATCTGCATTTATTGGATGTAAAGCATCACTTAAAGTTATGGGTAAAAAAAGATTTGGTTCTATTGTAAATATTTCTTCTATTGTTGGAGAGATGGGAAATCCTGGCCAAACAAATTATTCTGCTTCTAAAGGTGGTTTAAATGCAATGACTAAATCATTCGCAAAAGAAGCAGCAGCAAGAGGTATTAGATACAATGCAGTAACTCCTGGATTTATTCAAACTGATATGACTGATGAATTAAAAGATGATGTAAAAGCTGAATATGAAAAAAATATTCCATTATCAAGATTTGGTCAACCAAAAGAGATTGCCGATGCAGTAGCATTTTTATTAAGTGATCATTCTTCATATATTACAGGTGAGATTTTAAAAGTTAATGGTGGTTTATACGTTTAG
- a CDS encoding 7-carboxy-7-deazaguanine synthase QueE has protein sequence MLEINEIFGPTIQGEGKLVGTPSVFIRFGKCNFKCVGFNVEYETPSGIKKCACDTYYAVDPAFKDSWTKYKTYEDIVSEVDKLTNLYDYNYKMDIVITGGEPLLYWNKEEFQKLLKHYIENGHQVTIETNASLNLNFEYDYQKKILFSMSVKLSNSLEPLKKRVNYETLEKVLTNTENSYLKFVINKDFMQKAQEEIKIILSNIPKCEVYLMPMGDDAQTINENDEAVINMAIKNGFKYCDRLHIRVWNNKRGV, from the coding sequence ATGCTTGAGATAAATGAGATTTTTGGTCCTACTATTCAAGGTGAAGGTAAACTTGTAGGAACTCCATCTGTATTTATTAGATTTGGAAAATGTAATTTTAAATGTGTTGGCTTTAATGTAGAGTATGAAACACCAAGTGGAATAAAAAAATGTGCTTGTGATACATACTATGCAGTAGACCCAGCTTTTAAAGACTCATGGACTAAATATAAAACTTATGAAGACATAGTAAGTGAAGTAGATAAGCTAACAAATCTTTATGATTATAACTATAAGATGGATATAGTTATAACAGGTGGCGAGCCTTTACTTTACTGGAATAAAGAAGAGTTTCAAAAACTACTTAAACACTATATTGAAAATGGACATCAAGTTACAATTGAAACAAATGCTTCTTTAAATCTAAATTTTGAATATGATTATCAAAAAAAGATTTTATTTTCAATGAGTGTAAAACTAAGTAATTCACTAGAACCACTAAAAAAAAGAGTTAATTATGAAACTTTAGAAAAAGTTTTAACTAATACAGAAAACTCTTATTTAAAATTTGTAATAAATAAAGATTTTATGCAAAAGGCTCAAGAAGAGATTAAAATCATACTCTCAAACATACCTAAATGTGAAGTATACTTAATGCCAATGGGTGATGATGCACAAACAATAAATGAAAATGATGAAGCAGTAATTAACATGGCTATAAAAAATGGTTTCAAATATTGTGATAGACTTCATATTAGAGTATGGAACAATAAAAGAGGCGTTTAA
- a CDS encoding 6-carboxytetrahydropterin synthase, which yields MKWKISKEFDFCYGHRVWSQTLNTEFSLDGCLKCRHLHGHQGKILVYLEADELKDGMVTDFKHLNWFKAFLDDVLDHKFILDINDPLYSKLLSDVQKEELVKFDEGYYLVDLTKFKDEETYLTELYEGYVLVDFVPTSENLSAWFLKIVQKKMNKLGVKVSHVEFLETPKSKSTFYA from the coding sequence ATGAAATGGAAAATATCAAAAGAGTTTGATTTTTGTTATGGTCATAGAGTATGGTCTCAAACTTTAAACACAGAATTCTCACTAGATGGATGCTTAAAATGTAGGCACTTACATGGTCACCAAGGGAAAATATTAGTTTATTTAGAAGCAGATGAATTAAAAGATGGAATGGTTACAGACTTTAAACACCTAAATTGGTTTAAAGCCTTTTTAGATGATGTGCTTGACCATAAATTTATCTTAGATATAAATGACCCTTTATACTCAAAACTTTTATCAGATGTACAAAAAGAAGAATTAGTTAAATTTGATGAGGGTTACTATTTAGTAGATTTAACAAAATTTAAAGATGAAGAAACATATTTAACTGAACTATATGAAGGTTACGTTTTAGTTGACTTTGTACCTACAAGTGAAAATTTATCAGCATGGTTTTTAAAAATAGTGCAAAAAAAGATGAATAAATTAGGTGTAAAAGTATCTCATGTTGAGTTTTTAGAAACACCTAAAAGTAAAAGTACTTTTTATGCTTGA
- the queC gene encoding 7-cyano-7-deazaguanine synthase QueC, translating into MSSKSNKKAICILSGGMDSTLASYIAKNDGYEIIAVHFNYGQRTEKRELEAFRNICDDLEISEKYEIDIPFFTQIGASALTDKDIDVPTNGVEAGVPITYVPFRNGIFLSITAAIAEKEEAQAMYIGVVQEDSSGYPDCTDEFIADITKAINQGTKETTNIEIKTPLVHLSKAQIVSKALELNVPLEHTWSCYKEEDEACGVCDSCRLRLNGFNLANAKDPIPYKAL; encoded by the coding sequence ATGAGTAGCAAATCAAATAAAAAAGCAATTTGTATTTTAAGTGGAGGTATGGATTCCACTTTAGCTTCTTATATAGCAAAAAATGATGGTTATGAAATTATCGCAGTTCATTTTAACTATGGACAAAGAACAGAAAAAAGAGAATTAGAAGCCTTTAGAAATATTTGTGATGATTTAGAAATTAGTGAAAAATATGAAATTGATATTCCTTTTTTTACACAAATAGGTGCAAGTGCTTTAACTGATAAAGATATTGATGTACCAACTAATGGTGTTGAAGCAGGAGTTCCTATTACTTATGTACCATTTAGAAATGGTATATTTTTATCAATTACTGCTGCAATTGCTGAAAAAGAAGAAGCCCAAGCTATGTATATAGGAGTTGTTCAAGAAGATAGTTCTGGTTATCCTGATTGTACGGATGAATTTATTGCAGATATTACAAAAGCAATAAATCAAGGAACTAAAGAAACAACTAATATAGAAATTAAAACTCCTTTAGTTCACTTAAGTAAAGCTCAAATAGTTTCAAAAGCATTAGAATTAAACGTTCCATTAGAACATACTTGGTCTTGTTATAAAGAAGAAGATGAGGCTTGTGGAGTTTGTGATTCTTGTAGATTAAGACTTAATGGCTTTAATTTAGCAAATGCAAAAGACCCTATACCTTATAAGGCTTTATGA
- a CDS encoding molybdopterin molybdotransferase MoeA, with protein sequence MAISVEDTINIISQLHLKQNFEIIPIEDALNRVCAQNIYATSSLPKFNNSAMDGYAILYENKDEELEVIDTVFAGDNNNTLLKNNCCVKIMTGARVPNNTTAIIPKEDTHKLNDKKIKIIKNVKKFQHIRYIGEDIKEDELLIKIGENINFSKITLLSSQGISHIKVYKKPKIVVFSSGEELKLHYEKIQDHQIYNSNTPTLIARAKELGCDVRFIGQAKDSVDAIKELIENSLDADMIITSGGVSVGDADFTKEAFNELEFETIFDGIIIKPGKPTVFGKIGDTLILNLPGNPLASAMIFEMFGKLIIQKLLGSNEIYPNYIETNISQDFKNKAGRITLLPGFFDGESFNVCQKRSPGMVSTLSNCNSMIALNENVDFLKENAKVKVLPINWKFFTEIKKDFLTNE encoded by the coding sequence ATGGCTATTAGTGTAGAAGATACTATAAATATTATTTCACAACTTCATCTAAAACAAAATTTTGAAATCATACCAATTGAGGATGCTTTAAATAGAGTTTGTGCTCAAAATATTTATGCAACATCAAGTTTGCCTAAGTTTAACAACTCAGCTATGGATGGATATGCAATACTTTATGAAAATAAAGATGAAGAGTTAGAAGTTATTGATACTGTTTTTGCAGGAGATAACAATAATACACTACTTAAAAACAATTGCTGTGTAAAAATAATGACCGGAGCAAGAGTTCCAAATAATACAACAGCTATTATTCCAAAAGAAGATACACACAAACTTAATGATAAAAAAATTAAAATTATAAAAAATGTAAAAAAATTTCAACATATTAGATATATTGGTGAAGATATAAAAGAGGATGAACTTTTAATAAAAATTGGCGAAAACATAAACTTTTCAAAAATCACCCTATTATCTTCACAAGGTATTAGTCATATAAAAGTTTATAAAAAACCTAAAATCGTTGTATTTTCAAGTGGAGAAGAGTTAAAACTTCATTATGAAAAAATCCAAGATCATCAAATATATAATTCAAACACTCCAACTTTAATTGCAAGAGCAAAAGAGTTAGGTTGTGATGTAAGATTTATAGGTCAAGCTAAAGATTCAGTTGATGCAATAAAAGAATTAATTGAAAACTCTTTAGATGCAGATATGATAATTACCTCAGGTGGAGTATCAGTAGGAGATGCTGATTTTACAAAAGAGGCTTTTAATGAGCTTGAATTTGAAACAATTTTTGATGGAATTATAATAAAGCCTGGAAAACCTACAGTCTTTGGAAAAATTGGTGACACTTTAATTCTTAACCTTCCAGGTAATCCCCTAGCAAGTGCTATGATTTTTGAAATGTTTGGAAAATTAATAATTCAAAAACTTTTAGGTTCAAATGAAATTTATCCAAACTACATAGAAACAAATATATCACAAGACTTTAAAAACAAAGCAGGAAGAATTACTTTGCTTCCAGGTTTTTTTGATGGAGAATCATTTAATGTTTGTCAAAAAAGAAGTCCAGGAATGGTATCAACATTATCAAATTGTAATAGCATGATAGCTTTAAATGAAAATGTTGATTTTTTAAAAGAAAATGCAAAAGTTAAGGTTCTTCCTATAAATTGGAAATTTTTTACAGAAATAAAAAAGGATTTTTTAACAAATGAGTAG
- a CDS encoding 16S rRNA (uracil(1498)-N(3))-methyltransferase, whose translation MQFSYHEDAKESNLAINNDTYKYLIKARRHKVGDEIYFRNLNDSFAYLYKLESIGRKDALLSLVSSEEKIVENDKKLHLAWCMVDPKTIEKNIASLNELGVDKITFVYCEFSQKNFNVNIEKLNRILYNSSSQCGRSSIIKLEICDSLEEFLQKNPDSYFLDFSTTNIETKKHDIKTLIIGCEGGFSQDERITFDKNKVVGFKSSLILRSETAIISASSKVLI comes from the coding sequence ATGCAGTTTTCTTATCATGAAGATGCTAAAGAATCAAACCTTGCAATTAATAATGATACATATAAATATTTAATTAAAGCTAGAAGACATAAAGTAGGTGATGAAATCTATTTTAGAAATTTAAATGATAGTTTTGCTTATTTATATAAACTAGAATCAATTGGAAGAAAAGATGCTCTTTTGTCACTAGTAAGTAGTGAAGAAAAGATAGTTGAAAATGATAAAAAACTACACCTTGCTTGGTGTATGGTTGACCCAAAAACTATTGAAAAAAATATAGCTTCATTAAATGAATTAGGTGTAGATAAAATTACATTCGTTTATTGTGAGTTTTCACAAAAAAACTTTAATGTAAATATAGAAAAATTAAATAGGATTTTATATAATTCTTCAAGCCAATGTGGAAGATCTTCAATTATAAAGCTTGAAATTTGTGATAGTTTAGAAGAGTTTTTACAGAAAAATCCAGACTCATATTTTTTAGATTTTTCTACAACTAATATTGAAACAAAAAAACATGATATTAAAACTTTAATAATTGGTTGTGAAGGTGGATTTTCTCAAGATGAGAGAATTACTTTTGATAAAAACAAAGTAGTTGGTTTTAAATCAAGTTTAATACTACGGAGTGAAACCGCAATAATAAGTGCAAGTTCAAAAGTACTGATATAA
- a CDS encoding c-type cytochrome, with protein sequence MKELKILAVVVALTLVTYWGVEPFAHSQMHPHVEPADFKFTDVQEDVKDVKALSGDAANGKTLVTTNCTACHSINAEGFPQVMDNASSAAAYGVVPPDLSTAGYLYNADYLAAFIKNPAKASKVEHKFEDGRVHPMPGYGWMQAQEIADMVAYLQSIAPEEMTNKAVFTDACQRCHGIKYADMLNGTMSSLTPDSDIKKYMGKLPPDLSQYIRSRGEGYLTTFINNPQKHLEGTAMPRVGLTEDSQKQVITYMEEVGDTSKDERSELGPKFLIYFVIFAIFAFLWKKKMWREVH encoded by the coding sequence ATGAAAGAATTAAAAATTTTAGCAGTAGTAGTAGCCTTAACGCTAGTTACTTACTGGGGAGTTGAGCCATTTGCTCACTCTCAAATGCACCCTCATGTAGAACCAGCTGATTTTAAATTCACTGATGTTCAAGAAGATGTTAAAGATGTAAAAGCTTTAAGTGGTGATGCAGCAAATGGTAAAACATTAGTTACAACTAACTGTACAGCTTGTCACTCAATTAATGCTGAGGGATTCCCTCAAGTTATGGATAACGCAAGTTCAGCTGCTGCTTATGGTGTTGTTCCACCAGATTTAAGTACTGCTGGATACCTTTACAATGCTGATTATTTAGCAGCATTCATTAAGAATCCTGCAAAAGCTTCAAAAGTTGAACACAAATTTGAAGATGGAAGAGTTCATCCAATGCCAGGTTACGGTTGGATGCAAGCACAAGAGATTGCTGATATGGTAGCTTACTTACAGTCAATTGCTCCAGAAGAAATGACAAATAAAGCAGTATTTACTGATGCTTGTCAAAGATGTCATGGTATTAAATATGCTGATATGCTAAATGGAACAATGAGTTCATTAACTCCTGATTCTGATATTAAAAAGTACATGGGTAAATTACCTCCTGACTTATCACAATATATTAGATCTAGAGGTGAGGGTTACTTAACAACATTTATTAATAATCCACAAAAACACCTTGAAGGTACTGCAATGCCTAGAGTTGGTTTAACTGAAGATTCTCAAAAACAAGTTATTACTTACATGGAAGAAGTTGGAGATACAAGTAAAGATGAAAGATCTGAATTAGGACCTAAGTTCTTAATCTACTTTGTAATCTTTGCAATCTTTGCATTCTTATGGAAGAAAAAAATGTGGAGAGAAGTTCACTAA